A single window of Coffea eugenioides isolate CCC68of chromosome 7, Ceug_1.0, whole genome shotgun sequence DNA harbors:
- the LOC113777640 gene encoding probable acyl-activating enzyme 5, peroxisomal: MDQLKPGPANSAPLTPLGFLERAATVYGDCPSVVYNNATYTWSDTHVRCLRVASSIVSLGIKRGQVVSVVAPNIPAMYEAHFAVPMAGAVLNTINLRLDARTVSILLHHSESKLILVDYQSTSLVLEALSLFPPNSQRPLLVVITDDASPSIPPSNFPDFYCTYESLVQKGDPGFKWVRPKSDFDPLILNYTSGTTSSPKGVVHCHRGIFIITVDSLIEWSVPKEPVYLWTLPMFHANGWSYPWGMAAVGGTNICLRKFDAPAVYSAIRQHNVTHLCGAPVVLNMISNFPMGEPLKNPVEILTAGAPPPAAVLLRTEALGFKVSHGYGLTETGGLVVSCTWKNKWNRLPATERARLKARQGVRTLGMAEIDVIEPETGVSVKRDGSTLGELVLRGGCIMLGYLKDPEGTSKSMRENGWFYTGDVAVMHPDGYLEIKDRSKDVIISGGENLSSVEVESALYMHPAVNEAAVVARPDEFWGETPCAFVSLKADVKQRPAEKDVIEFCRGKLPKYMVPKTVVFRQELPKTSTGKIQKFVLREMAKALGGSKVSRL; the protein is encoded by the coding sequence ATGGATCAGCTGAAGCCTGGACCGGCAAACTCAGCTCCTCTAACACCTCTTGGTTTTCTTGAAAGAGCAGCCACAGTCTATGGCGATTGCCCTTCAGTTGTCTACAACAACGCAACCTACACATGGTCAGATACCCATGTCAGATGCCTCCGGGTGGCTTCTTCCATAGTTTCTTTGGGCATCAAAAGAGGCCAAGTGGTGTCCGTTGTGGCACCAAATATTCCAGCCATGTATGAAGCCCACTTTGCTGTCCCCATGGCCGGAGCTGTTCTCAATACGATCAACCTTCGTCTCGATGCCCGCACGGTTTCAATCCTCCTGCACCATAGCGAATCCAAGCTTATCCTTGTCGATTACCAGTCAACTTCTTTAGTCTTGGAAGCCTTATCTTTATTTCCACCAAATTCTCAACGCCCCCTGTTAGTCGTCATCACGGATGATGCATCCCCATCCATCCCTCCATCAAATTTTCCTGATTTTTATTGCACTTACGAGTCTCTGGTACAGAAAGGAGATCCGGGGTTCAAATGGGTTCGTCCTAAATCTGATTTTGACCCCCTTATACTCAATTACACCTCAGGAACCACCTCTTCCCCTAAAGGAGTGGTTCACTGCCACCGCGGAATATTCATCATTACCGTGGATTCTTTGATAGAATGGTCGGTCCCAAAAGAGCCCGTCTACTTGTGGACACTACCCATGTTCCACGCCAACGGCTGGAGCTACCCCTGGGGCATGGCCGCCGTAGGTGGAACCAACATTTGTCTACGAAAATTCGATGCACCGGCGGTTTACTCAGCAATTCGCCAGCACAATGTCACGCATTTGTGCGGTGCGCCCGTGGTGCTGAACATGATATCGAATTTTCCCATGGGAGAGCCACTCAAAAACCCGGTTGAAATACTGACAGCAGGAGCTCCACCTCCAGCTGCAGTCCTGTTGAGGACTGAAGCACTGGGATTTAAGGTCAGTCATGGATATGGATTGACCGAGACAGGAGGTCTCGTGGTTTCTTGCACCTGGAAGAATAAATGGAACAGATTGCCAGCGACAGAGCGGGCGAGGTTGAAGGCAAGACAGGGCGTGAGGACACTCGGGATGGCGGAAATAGATGTGATTGAGCCTGAAACAGGGGTGAGTGTGAAAAGGGACGGTTCAACTCTTGGTGAACTTGTATTGAGAGGAGGGTGTATTATGCTTGGATACCTCAAAGACCCTGAAGGGACATCAAAAAGCATGAGGGAAAACGGTTGGTTTTATACTGGAGATGTTGCTGTGATGCACCCTGATGGATACTTGGAGATTAAGGACAGATCCAAGGACGTGATCATAAGTGGGGGTGAAAATCTGAGCAGCGTTGAGGTGGAATCTGCGTTGTACATGCACCCGGCAGTGAACGAGGCAGCTGTGGTGGCGAGGCCTGATGAATTCTGGGGTGAGACGCCTTGTGCATTTGTGAGCTTGAAAGCTGATGTGAAGCAGAGGCCGGCTGAGAAGGATGTGATCGAGTTTTGTAGGGGTAAATTGCCAAAGTACATGGTGCCTAAGACGGTGGTGTTTCGACAAGAGCTACCCAAGACATCAACTGGGAAAATTCAGAAGTTTGTGCTCAGAGAAATGGCTAAAGCTCTTGGTGGTTCAAAGGTGAGCAGATTGTAG
- the LOC113778240 gene encoding uncharacterized protein LOC113778240 produces MENPKEEIDSEKEMPKAEVVVKEKEQEIIRRRMVGFLSNKISRDELKPGDHIYTWRHGYLYSHHGIYVGDERVIHFTRSAEHEIGTGTVFDRVIFSSSPSNSSDTPCPRCGDQSKASGVISSCLECFLYGDELYRFEYGVSPVVFLARVRGGTCTLAASDPAEHVIHRAEFLLQNGFGGYNIFKNNCEDFAIYCKTGLLVFTSVSLGRSGQATSFIAAVTAIVSSPLRFMTTSFPGLAAVGCSLYCLSRFVSDIGIRRDVTKIPVERLVSRSGLDGSDPESETCSTSASETTKED; encoded by the exons ATGGAGAACCCAAAAGAGGAAATCGATTCGGAGAAAGAGATGCCAAAAGCGGAGGTGGTGGTCAAGGAGAAGGAGCAAGAGATTATTAGGAGGAGAATGGTTGGATTTCTATCCAATAAGATCAGCCGAGATGAATTAAAACCAGGAGATCATATTTATACATGGCGCCATGGTTATCTTTACTCTCATCACG GCATATATGTTGGTGATGAAAGGGTAATCCACTTCACGCGGAGTGCAGAACATGAAATTGGAACAGGGACTGTGTTTGACCGCGTCATTTTCAGCTCATCTCCTTCGAATTCGTCGGACACCCCATGTCCAAGATGCGGGGATCAGTCTAAAGCTAGTGGTGTCATATCTTCATGTCTTGAATGTTTCCTGTATGGTGATGAACTGTATCGATTCGAGTATGGTGTGTCACCAGTGGTTTTCCTCGCCAGAGTTCGAGGAGGAACATGTACTCTCGCTGCCTCTGATCCAGCTGAACATGTTATCCATCGTGCTGAATTTCTGCTTCAAAATGGTTTTGGAGGTTATAACATTTTCAAGAATAACTGTGAGGATTTTGCAATATATTGCAAAACAGGATTACTGGTATTTACATCAGTCAGTTTGGGTCGTAGTGGGCAGGCAACATCCTTCATAGCTGCTGTTACTGCCATTGTTTCGTCTCCTCTACGTTTTATGACAACTAGCTTTCCTGGTCTGGCTGCTGTCGGTTGTAGCCTTTATTGCCTTAGTCGATTTGTGTCTGATATTGGAATACGTCGCGATGTGACAAAAATTCCTGTTGAGAGACTTGTTTCTCGCTCTGGATTGGATGGGTCCGACCCTGAATCTGAGACATGCTCAACCAGTGCATCTGAGACGACCAAGGAGGACTAG
- the LOC113777427 gene encoding uncharacterized protein LOC113777427 codes for MATSASSLSLFLLSLSLLSLTATARPCKTLFFYTTTTSYYPSTTTTAASFPQNPNFEILPKFHSYSPKFLTFFFTTVNSREETRPYVSYLSLRRTRANPFPLYFEEVPAAEEEKQQRSSVESSVMPLGIYSSVSTSSIRDRTKDIMSVVGALLFGVGCGALTAATMFLIWSLFSPHRFDFDDSDDDDDGYDNGDDVASPKKIGYIAIPGDVDLVKNKDFNSVPQKEVA; via the coding sequence ATGGCCACCTCTGCCTCTTCCCTCTCTCTATTcctcctctccctctctctcctctcccTTACCGCTACCGCTAGACCCTGCAAAACCCTCTTTTTTtacaccaccaccacctcctatTACCCCTCCACCACCACAACTGCCGCTTCCTTTCCTCAAAACCCTAACTTCGAAATCCTCCCCAAATTCCACTCCTATTCCCCGAAATTCTTGACTTTCTTCTTCACCACCGTCAACTCCCGTGAAGAAACCCGCCCCTATGTCTCCTATCTCTCCCTCCGTCGCACCCGGGCCAACCCTTTTCCTCTCTATTTCGAGGAAGTGCCAGCTGCCGAGGAGGAGAAGCAGCAGCGATCGTCGGTGGAGTCGTCGGTGATGCCGCTGGGGATTTATTCGTCGGTCTCCACGAGTTCGATTAGAGATCGGACTAAGGATATCATGAGCGTTGTGGGCGCTTTGCTTTTCGGGGTGGGTTGTGGGGCTTTAACAGCTGCCACGATGTTTTTGATCTGGTCTTTGTTTTCGCCGCACCGTTTTGATTTTGACGATTCTGACGATGACGATGATGGTTACGACAATGGAGACGATGTTGCTAGCCCTAAGAAGATTGGATACATTGCTATTCCAGGCGATGTGGATTTGGTGAAGAACAAGGATTTCAATTCCGTGCCGCAGAAAGAGGTTGCTTGA